One window of the Acaryochloris sp. CCMEE 5410 genome contains the following:
- a CDS encoding DM13 domain-containing protein has translation MNLKYLGQVFWVGLLLMSCSGSPDSETPTGQGSPQPAVSQAENSNILTQGAFVSGNYNTQGSATLIFSEGKTFLELDQAFQTDQGPDLFVLLHQDAKPETYEPDDYKVVSKLKEIQGVQQYEIPADADLAKYRSVAIWCKKFNVTFGYAPLTDPQSQG, from the coding sequence ATGAACTTGAAATACTTGGGTCAGGTATTCTGGGTCGGTTTACTGCTGATGTCATGTTCAGGTAGCCCAGATTCTGAGACTCCTACAGGCCAAGGATCTCCACAGCCTGCTGTGAGCCAAGCCGAAAACAGCAATATCCTGACTCAAGGCGCTTTTGTCTCAGGTAACTACAATACCCAGGGAAGCGCTACCTTAATCTTCAGTGAGGGTAAGACTTTCCTAGAATTAGATCAAGCCTTTCAAACCGATCAAGGCCCTGATTTATTTGTCTTGTTACACCAGGATGCAAAGCCAGAAACTTATGAGCCAGACGACTATAAGGTGGTTAGTAAACTTAAAGAGATTCAGGGGGTGCAACAGTATGAGATCCCTGCAGATGCAGATCTTGCCAAGTATCGGTCGGTTGCGATTTGGTGTAAGAAGTTTAATGTTACGTTTGGCTATGCCCCATTAACCGATCCGCAAAGCCAGGGATAA
- a CDS encoding DEAD/DEAH box helicase, whose translation MARKPTLTYDRGTLILHPPPKGKDWLDYATWDDRVERFRVPAIAYRSLLTATQITDPRLVDQAKSYEALELTPSLQMEPYLHQQEALEAWQQNRRGVVVLPTAAGKTYLAQLVIQATQRSTLIAVPTLDLMHQWYAHLVAAFPDAEIGLLGGGSRDRTPILISTYDSAAIQAENLGNRYGLLVFDECHHLPSSFNRVIAEYAIAPYRLGLTATPERSDGKHEELDNLIGPTVYRRTAEELSGVALAKHKTVQIQVKLSAQERERYDELIQTRNQFLQSARIFLGSLKGWQQFVRESARSKAGRRAMLAHRQARAIAFGTEGKLRILADLLAQHHPEQTLIFTDDNATVYRISQDFLIPAITHKTPVKERHDILQRFRSGEYPTLVASRVLNEGVDVPEASIAIVLSGTGSTREYVQRLGRVLRKGKDPDKLALLYEVIAENTSEENTARRRQPTRSKPKLSVVSKPYESNDVPIPRAAESKNNGSQSFDE comes from the coding sequence ATGGCGCGCAAGCCTACCTTAACCTACGATCGCGGCACGCTGATTTTGCACCCTCCGCCCAAGGGAAAAGATTGGCTGGACTATGCCACCTGGGATGATCGGGTAGAGCGATTTCGGGTGCCTGCGATCGCATACCGCTCCCTCCTAACAGCAACGCAAATCACTGATCCGCGTTTGGTGGATCAGGCCAAATCCTATGAAGCTTTAGAGCTGACTCCCAGTTTGCAAATGGAGCCCTATCTTCATCAGCAAGAGGCGCTAGAGGCTTGGCAGCAGAACCGTCGAGGGGTTGTGGTTTTGCCGACTGCCGCCGGTAAAACCTATTTGGCTCAATTGGTGATTCAGGCGACCCAACGCAGTACGTTAATCGCCGTCCCAACGCTGGATTTAATGCACCAGTGGTATGCCCATTTGGTGGCTGCTTTCCCTGATGCGGAGATTGGGTTGCTAGGCGGTGGGTCTCGAGATCGCACCCCAATCCTGATTTCCACTTACGACAGTGCCGCTATCCAGGCCGAAAACCTGGGCAATCGCTATGGTCTACTGGTGTTCGACGAATGCCACCATTTACCCAGCAGCTTTAATCGGGTGATTGCTGAATATGCCATTGCTCCCTATCGGTTGGGATTAACCGCAACGCCAGAGCGAAGTGACGGTAAGCATGAAGAGTTAGACAATCTGATTGGTCCGACTGTTTATCGCCGAACGGCTGAAGAGCTGTCTGGCGTCGCCTTAGCTAAACATAAAACAGTCCAAATCCAGGTCAAGCTCTCAGCCCAAGAGCGAGAGCGATATGACGAGCTGATTCAAACCCGTAACCAGTTTCTCCAATCTGCCCGTATTTTTCTGGGAAGCTTAAAGGGTTGGCAGCAGTTTGTGCGTGAAAGTGCTCGCTCCAAAGCAGGACGAAGAGCCATGTTAGCCCATCGTCAGGCCCGTGCGATCGCATTCGGTACGGAAGGCAAACTTCGCATCCTTGCCGATCTCTTAGCTCAACACCACCCTGAACAGACCCTAATTTTTACCGACGACAACGCCACCGTCTATCGCATTTCCCAAGATTTTCTAATCCCAGCTATTACCCATAAAACACCCGTCAAAGAGCGCCATGATATTTTGCAGCGGTTTCGCTCTGGTGAGTATCCCACCTTAGTGGCCTCGCGAGTTCTGAATGAAGGCGTTGATGTGCCAGAAGCGAGTATTGCCATTGTCTTGTCAGGAACCGGCTCCACCCGAGAATATGTACAGCGCTTAGGAAGAGTGCTTCGCAAAGGCAAAGATCCCGATAAATTGGCGTTACTGTATGAGGTGATTGCCGAAAATACCAGTGAAGAAAATACAGCCCGTCGTCGGCAACCGACCCGGAGTAAACCGAAACTATCTGTCGTGTCCAAGCCGTATGAGTCAAATGACGTCCCCATCCCTCGGGCTGCAGAGAGCAAAAACAATGGATCTCAATCCTTTGATGAGTAA